The Rhodobacter sp. CZR27 genome includes a window with the following:
- a CDS encoding NADH-quinone oxidoreductase subunit D, with amino-acid sequence MDTRYDDVLTGEQKIRNFNINFGPQHPAAHGVLRLVLELDGEVVERCDPHIGLLHRGTEKLMESRTYLQNLPYFDRLDYVAPMNQEHAWCLAIEKLTGVQVPRRASLIRVLYSEIGRVLNHLLNVTTQAMDVGALTPPLWGFEEREKLMVFYERASGARLHAAYFRPGGVHQDLTPRLIDDIEEWADHFPKVLDDIDGLLTENRIFKQRNADIGVVSEQDILDWGFSGVMVRGSGLAWDLRRSQPYECYDEFDFQIPVGKNGDCFDRYLCRMEEMRQSTKIIRQCIEKLRVEKGDILARGKITPPPRAEMKTSMEALIHHFKLYTEGFHVPAGEVYAAVEAPKGEFGVYLVADGTNRPYRAKIRAPGFLHLQAMDYLAKGHLLADVSAIIGTLDVVFGEIDR; translated from the coding sequence ATGGACACCAGATACGACGACGTGCTGACCGGCGAACAGAAGATCCGCAACTTCAACATCAACTTCGGCCCGCAACACCCTGCCGCGCATGGTGTTCTTCGGCTGGTGCTGGAGCTGGACGGCGAGGTCGTGGAACGCTGCGACCCGCATATCGGCCTGCTGCACCGCGGGACCGAGAAGCTGATGGAAAGCCGGACCTACCTGCAGAACCTGCCGTATTTCGACCGCCTCGACTATGTGGCGCCGATGAACCAGGAACATGCCTGGTGCCTCGCGATCGAGAAGCTGACCGGGGTGCAGGTCCCACGGCGGGCGAGCCTCATCCGGGTGCTCTACTCCGAGATCGGCCGGGTGCTGAACCACCTGCTCAACGTCACCACGCAGGCGATGGACGTGGGCGCGCTGACCCCGCCCCTCTGGGGCTTCGAGGAACGCGAGAAGCTGATGGTGTTCTACGAGCGCGCCTCGGGGGCGCGGCTCCACGCCGCCTACTTCCGGCCGGGCGGCGTGCACCAGGACCTGACGCCGCGGCTTATCGACGACATCGAGGAATGGGCCGACCATTTCCCGAAGGTGCTCGACGACATCGACGGGCTCTTGACCGAGAACCGCATCTTCAAGCAGCGCAACGCCGACATCGGCGTGGTGTCCGAGCAGGACATCCTCGACTGGGGCTTCTCGGGCGTGATGGTGCGCGGCTCGGGCCTCGCCTGGGACCTGCGGCGCTCGCAGCCCTACGAGTGCTATGACGAGTTCGACTTCCAGATCCCGGTGGGCAAGAACGGCGACTGCTTCGACCGCTACCTCTGCCGGATGGAGGAGATGCGGCAGTCCACCAAGATCATCCGCCAGTGCATCGAGAAGCTCCGGGTGGAGAAGGGCGACATCCTCGCCCGCGGCAAGATCACGCCGCCGCCGCGCGCCGAGATGAAGACCTCGATGGAGGCGCTGATCCATCACTTCAAGCTCTATACCGAGGGCTTCCACGTGCCGGCCGGCGAGGTCTATGCCGCCGTCGAGGCGCCCAAGGGCGAGTTCGGCGTCTATCTCGTCGCCGACGGCACCAACCGGCCCTATCGCGCCAAGATCCGCGCGCCGGGGTTCCTTCACCTGCAAGCCATGGACTACCTCGCCAAGGGCCACCTGCTGGCGGATGTGTCCGCCATCATCGGAACGCTCGACGTCGTGTTCGGGGAGATCGACCGCTAA
- a CDS encoding NADH-quinone oxidoreductase subunit C, with amino-acid sequence MSEALQELAAHVEMRQPDAVLGSRIAFGELTLDVVPNRIVGLVEWLRSDSSCRFSTLVDITAVDHPERPARFDVVYHFLSMYQNQRIRLKMQVREDETLASIHTVHPSANWFEREVFDMFGILFTGHPDLRRILTDYGFRGHPMRKDFPTTGYTEVRYDEVQKRVIYEPVKLVQEYRQFDFLSPWEGADYILPGDDKART; translated from the coding sequence ATGTCGGAAGCCCTTCAGGAACTGGCCGCGCATGTCGAGATGCGCCAGCCCGATGCCGTGCTCGGCAGCCGGATCGCCTTCGGCGAACTGACGCTCGACGTGGTGCCGAACCGCATCGTCGGCCTCGTGGAATGGCTGCGCTCGGACAGCTCCTGCCGCTTTTCCACCCTCGTCGACATCACCGCGGTCGACCACCCCGAGCGCCCGGCGCGCTTCGACGTGGTCTACCACTTCCTGTCGATGTACCAGAACCAGCGCATCCGCCTGAAGATGCAGGTGCGTGAGGACGAGACCCTGGCCTCGATCCATACCGTCCACCCTTCGGCCAACTGGTTCGAGCGCGAGGTGTTCGACATGTTCGGCATCCTCTTCACCGGCCATCCCGACCTGCGCCGCATCCTGACCGACTACGGCTTCCGCGGCCATCCGATGCGCAAGGACTTCCCGACGACCGGCTACACCGAGGTCCGCTATGACGAGGTGCAGAAGCGCGTCATCTACGAACCGGTGAAGCTGGTGCAGGAATACCGGCAGTTCGATTTCCTCTCGCCGTGGGAGGGTGCGGACTACATTCTTCCGGGTGACGACAAGGCACGGACGTGA
- a CDS encoding NADH-quinone oxidoreductase subunit B family protein, whose translation MTGANTAGVDRDYDTQNLNRELQDKGFLLTTTEDLINWARTGSLHWMTFGLACCAVEMMHTSMPRYDVERFGVAPRASPRQSDVMIVAGTLTNKMAPALRKVYDQMPEPRYVISMGSCANGGGYYHYSYSVVRGCDRIVPVDIYVPGCPPTAEALLYGILQLQRKIRRTGTITR comes from the coding sequence ATGACCGGGGCGAACACCGCGGGCGTGGATCGCGACTACGACACGCAGAACCTCAACCGCGAGCTTCAGGACAAGGGCTTCCTGCTCACCACGACCGAGGACCTGATCAACTGGGCCCGCACCGGCTCGCTGCACTGGATGACCTTCGGGCTTGCCTGCTGCGCGGTCGAGATGATGCACACCTCGATGCCGCGCTATGACGTGGAACGCTTCGGCGTGGCGCCGCGCGCAAGCCCGCGCCAGTCGGACGTGATGATCGTGGCGGGCACGCTGACCAACAAGATGGCGCCCGCGCTGCGCAAGGTCTACGACCAGATGCCCGAGCCGCGCTACGTGATCTCGATGGGCTCCTGCGCCAATGGCGGCGGCTACTACCACTACAGCTACTCGGTGGTGCGCGGCTGCGACCGGATCGTGCCGGTGGACATCTATGTGCCGGGTTGCCCGCCCACGGCCGAGGCGCTGCTCTACGGCATCCTGCAGTTGCAGCGGAAGATCCGCCGCACCGGCACCATCACGCGCTGA
- a CDS encoding NADH-quinone oxidoreductase subunit A: MDDLLREFLPIVILTVLAGALGLLLMLSAVIVAVRRPDPEKVSAYECGFNAFDDARMKFEVRFYLVSILFIIFDLEVAFLFPWAVAFGEISMTAFWSMMLFLAVLTVGFAYEWKKGALEWQ, translated from the coding sequence ATGGATGATCTTCTCCGAGAGTTTCTTCCCATTGTCATCCTGACGGTGCTGGCGGGGGCCCTCGGGCTTCTGCTGATGCTGTCGGCGGTGATCGTGGCGGTGCGCCGGCCCGACCCCGAGAAGGTCTCGGCCTATGAATGCGGCTTCAACGCCTTCGACGACGCCCGGATGAAGTTCGAGGTGCGGTTCTACCTCGTCTCGATCCTGTTCATCATCTTCGACCTCGAGGTGGCCTTCCTCTTCCCCTGGGCGGTGGCGTTCGGCGAGATCTCGATGACCGCCTTCTGGTCGATGATGCTGTTCCTCGCCGTGCTGACGGTGGGCTTTGCCTATGAATGGAAGAAGGGGGCGCTCGAATGGCAATGA
- a CDS encoding crotonase/enoyl-CoA hydratase family protein gives MFETIGIGMDARGVARLTLNRAEKHNAMSARMIEELRAAAARLGADPAVRVVVLAAEGESFCAGGDLGWMREQMAADGATRAREARKLAHMLRALNELPKPLIGRVQGQAFGGGMGLISVCDTAIAAAGARFGLTETRLGLIPATIGPYVAARVGEAMARRVFFSARLFGAAEALRLGFLAEVVAPEDLDAAVEAEVAPYLACAPGAVAEAKALLRRFGPAIDDGVIEASIAALVRRWESEEARAGVEAFFARRPAAWARPD, from the coding sequence ATGTTCGAGACAATCGGGATCGGGATGGACGCGCGCGGCGTCGCGCGGCTGACGCTGAACCGTGCGGAAAAGCACAACGCCATGTCGGCCCGGATGATCGAGGAGCTGAGGGCGGCCGCGGCCCGGCTGGGGGCCGATCCCGCCGTGCGCGTGGTCGTGCTGGCCGCCGAAGGCGAGAGCTTCTGCGCCGGTGGCGACCTTGGCTGGATGCGCGAGCAGATGGCTGCGGACGGGGCGACCCGCGCGAGGGAGGCGCGCAAGCTCGCCCACATGCTTCGCGCGCTGAACGAGCTGCCCAAGCCGCTGATCGGTCGGGTGCAGGGGCAGGCCTTCGGCGGCGGCATGGGGCTGATCTCGGTCTGCGACACCGCCATCGCCGCGGCCGGCGCGCGCTTCGGGCTGACCGAGACCCGCCTCGGCCTGATCCCCGCGACCATTGGCCCCTATGTCGCCGCCCGCGTGGGCGAGGCCATGGCGCGGCGGGTGTTCTTCTCGGCGCGGCTGTTCGGCGCCGCCGAGGCGCTGCGCCTGGGCTTCCTTGCCGAGGTGGTGGCGCCCGAGGATCTCGACGCCGCCGTCGAGGCCGAAGTCGCGCCCTATCTCGCCTGCGCGCCCGGTGCCGTGGCCGAGGCGAAGGCCCTGCTGCGCCGCTTCGGCCCGGCCATCGACGACGGGGTGATCGAGGCCAGCATCGCGGCCCTCGTCCGCCGCTGGGAAAGCGAGGAGGCCCGCGCGGGAGTGGAGGCCTTTTTCGCCCGCCGCCCCGCCGCCTGGGCCCGGCCCGACTGA
- a CDS encoding hydroxymethylglutaryl-CoA lyase gives MAEFVEIFEVGPRDGLQNEPRPIPTAAKIALVDLLSQTGFRRIEVASFVSPKWVPQMSDGAEVLAGITRRPGVSYAALAPNLKGYRAAVAAGADEVAVFVSASEGFSKANLNCSVAASLERLAPIAEAARQDGTRLRGYVSMVVECPFDGPTPPASVAGVAAALRDLGCAEISLGDTVGRATAEGFDAMLAAVLDELPADRLAAHCHDTAGRALEVIDAALARGLRVVDAAVGGLGGCPYAPGAAGNVATEKVAAHLAAKGFETGLDPDRLAEAAALARRLRAG, from the coding sequence ATGGCTGAGTTCGTCGAGATCTTCGAGGTCGGCCCTCGCGACGGCCTGCAGAACGAGCCGCGCCCGATCCCCACGGCGGCGAAGATCGCGCTGGTCGACCTGCTGTCGCAGACCGGGTTCCGCCGCATCGAGGTCGCGAGCTTCGTCAGCCCGAAATGGGTTCCGCAGATGTCCGACGGCGCCGAGGTGCTGGCCGGGATCACCCGGCGGCCCGGTGTCTCCTATGCGGCCCTCGCCCCGAACCTGAAGGGCTACCGGGCCGCCGTAGCCGCCGGGGCCGATGAGGTGGCCGTGTTCGTCTCGGCCTCGGAAGGCTTCTCGAAGGCGAACCTCAACTGCTCGGTGGCCGCGAGCCTCGAGCGGCTCGCCCCCATCGCCGAGGCCGCCCGGCAGGACGGCACGCGATTGCGCGGCTATGTCTCGATGGTGGTGGAATGCCCCTTCGACGGGCCGACGCCGCCCGCTTCCGTCGCAGGGGTCGCGGCGGCGCTGCGGGATCTGGGCTGCGCCGAGATCTCGCTGGGCGACACGGTGGGGCGGGCGACGGCGGAGGGCTTCGACGCCATGCTGGCCGCCGTGCTGGACGAACTGCCCGCGGACCGGCTGGCCGCCCATTGCCACGATACCGCCGGCCGGGCGCTGGAGGTGATCGACGCGGCGCTGGCGCGCGGGCTTCGGGTGGTGGATGCGGCGGTGGGCGGGCTGGGCGGCTGCCCCTATGCGCCGGGCGCCGCGGGTAACGTCGCCACCGAGAAGGTGGCCGCCCATCTCGCGGCCAAGGGGTTCGAGACCGGACTTGATCCCGACAGGCTGGCCGAGGCCGCGGCGCTTGCCCGCCGGCTTCGCGCCGGCTGA
- a CDS encoding biotin carboxylase N-terminal domain-containing protein encodes MFRKILIANRGEIACRVIATARRLGVATVAVFSDADEGALHVALADEARRIGGPQPADSYLRGDRLIEAALATGAEAIHPGYGFLSENPDFVEAVEAAGLTFIGPSAAAIRAMGLKDAAKALMAKAGVPVVPGYHGEDQEPEHLAVMAAEAGYPVLIKAVAGGGGKGMRRVDGPADFDAALASARAEARTAFGNDAVLIEKYVEAPRHIEVQVFGDGRDAVHLYERDCSLQRRHQKVIEEAPAPGMTPEMRAAMGEAAVRAARAIGYRGAGTVEFIVDGSEGLRPDRFWFMEMNTRLQVEHPVTEAITGIDLVEWQLRVASGEPLPLAQDKIPLRGHAFEARLYAEDVPAGFLPATGRLDHLRFADGIRADTGVRTGDRISPWYDPMIAKLVAYGPSRASALNQLARALEETEVAGTVTNLAFLGRLARHPGFAAGEVDTGLIGRDIALLTDPPPVSPAITAAALLTATLGCEATPLQGFALWAPLRRHARLRLGAEEIAAVIAVERPGVARVELGGATLAARLKPEGWEVDGTHPGRVLRLGEAVHVFARTGTVSFSIPDPFDRGGEEGGQGGLTLSPMPGLVREVAVRAGERVEKGDRLAVIEAMKMEHVLSATRDGIVAEVLVEAGAQVEAGAALVRLEEADG; translated from the coding sequence ATGTTCCGCAAGATCCTGATCGCCAACCGCGGCGAGATCGCCTGCCGCGTCATCGCCACCGCGCGAAGGCTGGGCGTCGCCACCGTGGCCGTGTTCTCGGATGCCGACGAGGGCGCGCTGCACGTGGCGCTTGCCGACGAGGCGCGCCGCATCGGCGGCCCGCAGCCCGCCGACAGCTACCTGCGCGGCGACCGCCTTATCGAGGCGGCGCTGGCCACCGGCGCCGAGGCCATCCATCCGGGCTACGGATTCCTCTCCGAGAACCCCGATTTCGTCGAGGCGGTCGAGGCCGCGGGCCTCACCTTCATCGGTCCCTCGGCGGCGGCAATCCGTGCCATGGGCCTCAAGGATGCCGCCAAGGCGCTCATGGCCAAGGCGGGCGTTCCCGTGGTTCCCGGCTATCATGGCGAGGATCAGGAACCCGAGCATCTGGCCGTCATGGCCGCCGAGGCGGGCTATCCGGTGCTCATCAAGGCCGTCGCCGGGGGCGGCGGGAAGGGCATGCGGCGCGTCGACGGCCCGGCGGATTTCGATGCCGCCCTGGCCTCGGCGCGGGCCGAGGCGCGGACCGCTTTCGGTAACGACGCCGTCCTGATCGAGAAATACGTCGAGGCGCCCCGCCACATCGAGGTGCAGGTCTTCGGCGACGGCCGGGATGCCGTCCATCTCTATGAACGCGACTGCTCGCTGCAGCGCCGGCACCAGAAGGTGATCGAGGAGGCGCCGGCGCCCGGCATGACCCCCGAGATGCGCGCTGCCATGGGCGAGGCGGCGGTGCGGGCCGCCCGCGCCATCGGCTACCGGGGCGCGGGAACGGTCGAATTTATCGTGGACGGATCGGAGGGGCTGCGGCCCGACCGCTTCTGGTTCATGGAGATGAACACCCGCCTGCAGGTCGAGCATCCCGTGACCGAGGCGATCACCGGCATCGACCTTGTGGAATGGCAGCTTCGCGTCGCCTCGGGCGAGCCGCTGCCGCTGGCGCAGGATAAGATCCCGCTGCGCGGTCATGCCTTCGAGGCGCGGCTTTACGCCGAGGACGTGCCCGCGGGCTTCCTTCCCGCGACCGGGCGGCTCGACCATCTGCGCTTCGCGGATGGCATCCGCGCCGATACCGGCGTGCGCACCGGCGACCGGATCAGCCCTTGGTACGACCCGATGATCGCGAAGCTCGTGGCCTACGGGCCGTCGCGGGCCAGCGCGCTGAACCAGCTTGCCCGGGCGCTCGAGGAGACCGAGGTGGCGGGGACGGTGACGAACCTCGCGTTCCTCGGCCGCCTCGCGCGGCATCCGGGCTTCGCGGCGGGCGAGGTGGATACTGGTCTCATCGGCCGCGACATCGCCCTGCTCACCGACCCTCCGCCGGTCTCGCCCGCCATCACGGCCGCGGCGCTGCTGACGGCGACGCTGGGCTGCGAGGCCACGCCGCTCCAGGGCTTCGCGCTCTGGGCGCCGCTGCGGCGGCACGCCCGGCTGCGGCTGGGGGCCGAGGAGATCGCGGCGGTGATCGCGGTGGAGCGGCCCGGCGTCGCGCGGGTGGAACTCGGGGGCGCCACGCTCGCCGCCCGGCTGAAACCGGAAGGCTGGGAGGTCGATGGCACGCACCCGGGCCGCGTCCTGCGGCTGGGCGAGGCGGTGCATGTCTTCGCCCGCACGGGCACCGTCAGCTTTTCCATTCCCGATCCCTTCGACCGGGGCGGCGAAGAGGGCGGGCAGGGCGGCCTCACGCTCTCGCCGATGCCGGGCCTTGTGCGCGAGGTGGCGGTGCGGGCCGGGGAACGGGTGGAGAAGGGCGACCGCCTCGCCGTGATCGAGGCGATGAAGATGGAGCACGTCCTGAGCGCCACCCGTGACGGCATCGTGGCTGAAGTGCTCGTCGAGGCCGGCGCGCAGGTCGAGGCCGGCGCCGCTCTGGTGCGGCTGGAGGAGGCCGATGGCTGA
- a CDS encoding carboxyl transferase domain-containing protein, with protein sequence MKLASHVLPSSESFRRNRERHLGLIAEMAEAAALAAAGGGAAAQARHAARGKLPPRERVAGLLDPGSPFLEIGAFAAHGMYDGAAPAAGVIAGIGRVHGQEVMVVCNDATVKGGTYYPMTVKKHLRAQEIAAECRLPCVYLVDSGGANLPNQDEVFPDRDHFGRIFYNQAQMSAAGIPQIAVVMGSCTAGGAYVPAMSDVTIIVRNQGTIFLAGPPLVKAATGEVVSAEDLGGGDVHTRLSGVADYLAEDDAHALALARRALGQLNRQRPQTVAWAVPEDPAHDPEEILGLVPADLRTPWDIRELIARLVDGSRFDEFKPRFGETLVTGFAHLMGCPVGIVANNGVLFSEAAIKGAHFIELCSQRSIPLVFLQNITGFMVGRKYENEGIARHGAKMVTAVATTSVPKITMLVGGSFGAGNYGMAGRAYSPRFLWTWPNSRISVMGGEQAAGVLATVRRDAIERAGNSWSAEDEAAFKRPTIEMFDRQSHPLYASARLWDDGIVDPRKSREVLALSLSAALNAPIEPTRFGLFRM encoded by the coding sequence ATGAAACTCGCGTCACACGTCCTTCCCTCGTCCGAGAGCTTCCGCCGGAACCGCGAGCGTCACCTCGGCCTGATCGCCGAGATGGCCGAGGCCGCAGCCCTTGCCGCGGCGGGCGGCGGCGCCGCGGCGCAGGCCCGCCATGCGGCCCGCGGCAAGCTGCCCCCGCGCGAGCGGGTGGCGGGGCTTCTGGATCCCGGCTCTCCCTTCCTTGAGATCGGCGCCTTCGCGGCGCATGGCATGTATGACGGCGCGGCGCCGGCCGCGGGCGTGATCGCCGGTATCGGCCGGGTGCACGGGCAGGAGGTGATGGTCGTCTGCAACGACGCCACCGTGAAGGGCGGCACCTACTATCCGATGACGGTGAAGAAGCACCTGCGCGCGCAGGAAATCGCCGCCGAATGCCGCCTGCCTTGCGTCTATCTGGTCGATTCCGGCGGCGCGAACCTGCCGAACCAGGACGAGGTCTTTCCCGACCGCGACCATTTCGGCCGCATCTTCTACAATCAGGCGCAGATGAGCGCGGCGGGCATTCCGCAGATCGCGGTGGTGATGGGTTCCTGCACCGCCGGGGGCGCCTATGTGCCCGCCATGTCCGACGTCACGATCATCGTGCGGAATCAGGGCACGATCTTCCTCGCCGGTCCGCCCCTCGTGAAGGCTGCCACCGGAGAGGTCGTCTCGGCCGAGGATCTGGGCGGCGGCGACGTCCACACCCGCCTCTCGGGCGTGGCGGACTATCTGGCGGAGGATGACGCCCATGCCCTTGCGCTGGCCCGCCGCGCGCTGGGCCAGCTGAACCGCCAGCGTCCGCAGACCGTCGCCTGGGCCGTGCCCGAGGATCCGGCGCATGACCCCGAGGAGATCCTCGGGCTGGTGCCTGCCGACCTGCGCACCCCCTGGGACATCCGCGAGCTGATCGCGCGGCTGGTCGACGGCTCGCGCTTCGACGAGTTCAAGCCGCGCTTCGGCGAGACGCTGGTCACGGGGTTCGCCCATCTGATGGGCTGCCCGGTCGGCATCGTCGCGAACAACGGCGTGCTGTTCTCGGAAGCCGCGATCAAGGGCGCGCATTTCATCGAGCTATGTTCGCAGCGGTCGATCCCGCTCGTGTTCCTGCAGAACATCACCGGTTTCATGGTGGGGAGGAAATACGAGAACGAGGGCATCGCCCGCCACGGCGCCAAGATGGTGACGGCAGTGGCCACGACCTCGGTCCCCAAGATCACCATGCTGGTCGGCGGCAGCTTCGGCGCCGGCAACTACGGCATGGCGGGGCGGGCCTACAGCCCCCGCTTCCTCTGGACCTGGCCCAATTCCCGCATCTCGGTGATGGGCGGCGAGCAGGCGGCAGGCGTGCTGGCCACCGTCCGCCGCGACGCGATCGAGCGCGCGGGTAACAGCTGGTCGGCCGAGGACGAGGCCGCCTTCAAGCGCCCGACCATCGAGATGTTCGACCGGCAGAGCCACCCGCTCTATGCCTCGGCCCGGCTCTGGGACGATGGCATCGTCGACCCCCGCAAAAGCCGCGAGGTCCTGGCGCTGTCGCTGTCGGCCGCGCTGAACGCCCCTATCGAGCCGACGCGCTTCGGCCTTTTCCGGATGTGA
- a CDS encoding OmpW family protein produces the protein MHTMIPAAFAASLALLVAAPVAAQSAGDMTFGLGIGSVMPKSDNGTLAGLDAEVDDDIRPTITFEYFIRDNLGIEILAATPFKHDVSLDGLGEVASVEHLPPTLSLQYHFPTGSAFQPFLGAGITYVTFFSEESDLGDIELDDSWGVSVHAGFDYAVSETGAIRTDIRWMDVDSDVTLDGVDIGTAEIDPLVVGVSYIWKF, from the coding sequence ATGCACACGATGATTCCCGCGGCCTTCGCCGCAAGCCTCGCCCTCCTCGTCGCCGCGCCGGTGGCTGCCCAGTCGGCCGGGGACATGACCTTCGGCCTCGGCATCGGCAGCGTGATGCCGAAGTCCGACAACGGCACGCTGGCCGGTCTGGACGCCGAGGTGGATGACGACATCCGCCCGACGATCACCTTCGAGTATTTCATCCGCGACAATCTGGGGATCGAGATCCTCGCGGCGACGCCGTTCAAGCATGACGTGAGCCTCGACGGTCTGGGCGAAGTGGCCAGCGTCGAGCACCTGCCGCCGACGCTGTCGCTGCAGTATCACTTCCCGACCGGCAGCGCCTTCCAGCCGTTCCTCGGCGCCGGCATCACCTATGTCACCTTCTTCAGCGAGGAATCCGACCTCGGCGACATCGAGCTGGACGACAGCTGGGGCGTGTCGGTCCATGCGGGCTTCGACTACGCGGTCAGCGAGACCGGCGCGATCCGGACCGACATCCGCTGGATGGACGTCGACAGCGACGTGACGCTGGACGGCGTGGACATCGGCACCGC